One candidate division TA06 bacterium B3_TA06 genomic window carries:
- the tuf gene encoding elongation factor Tu (EF-Tu; promotes GTP-dependent binding of aminoacyl-tRNA to the A-site of ribosomes during protein biosynthesis; when the tRNA anticodon matches the mRNA codon, GTP hydrolysis results; the inactive EF-Tu-GDP leaves the ribosome and release of GDP is promoted by elongation factor Ts; many prokaryotes have two copies of the gene encoding EF-Tu) encodes DIFSITGRGTVVTGKVERGRIVPGDEVELIGFGMHRKTVATSLEMFRKILDEAIAGDNVGVLLRGIDKDEVARGMVVAKPGSITPHTKFVGQVYVLKKEEGGRHSPFFAGYRPQFYIRTTDVTGSVALPDGVEMVMPGDNVELTVELISDVALEDGSRFAIREGGRTVGAGVVTKVVE; translated from the coding sequence GGACATCTTTTCTATTACGGGTCGCGGCACGGTGGTAACGGGTAAGGTGGAGCGCGGTAGGATTGTTCCTGGCGACGAGGTAGAGCTTATCGGCTTCGGTATGCACCGCAAGACTGTAGCTACCAGTTTGGAGATGTTTCGCAAGATATTGGACGAGGCTATAGCTGGAGACAACGTTGGTGTTCTTCTGCGCGGTATAGACAAGGACGAGGTGGCTCGCGGTATGGTGGTAGCGAAGCCGGGTTCGATAACGCCTCACACGAAGTTTGTCGGACAGGTGTACGTTTTAAAGAAGGAGGAGGGCGGACGTCACAGTCCGTTCTTTGCCGGTTATCGTCCTCAGTTCTACATTCGTACTACGGACGTTACGGGTTCTGTTGCGCTTCCAGATGGAGTAGAGATGGTGATGCCTGGTGACAACGTAGAGTTGACGGTGGAGTTGATCTCCGACGTTGCATTGGAGGACGGTTCCCGGTTTGCGATCCGAGAGGGTGGTCGCACCGTAGGCGCCGGCGTAGTCACCAAGGTAGTGGAGTGA
- the rpmG gene encoding 50S ribosomal protein L33: protein MRVIITLACSECKRRNYTTTKNKRNTQDRVTLKKYCRFCRKHTEHKEVK, encoded by the coding sequence ATGCGTGTAATCATAACACTTGCCTGTTCGGAGTGTAAGCGACGCAACTACACTACCACCAAGAACAAGCGCAACACACAGGATCGTGTTACCCTAAAGAAATACTGCCGATTCTGCCGCAAGCATACAGAACACAAAGAAGTTAAGTAA
- the secE gene encoding preprotein translocase subunit SecE encodes MKRVSWTSRKELIGATGAVLILSTIMALFVWGIDTVFKTLLALLLKAFL; translated from the coding sequence ATGAAGCGCGTCTCCTGGACATCACGCAAGGAGCTTATAGGCGCTACTGGAGCTGTTCTTATCCTGAGCACCATAATGGCGCTGTTTGTGTGGGGTATAGATACGGTATTTAAGACACTTCTAGCGCTTCTTTTGAAAGCGTTCTTATGA
- the nusG gene encoding transcription termination/antitermination factor NusG — MKFFVVHTYTGHEAKVKKLLSKLIERSELADKFGRIIVPVERVWRIKKGKKSVEERRLFPGHILVELEPTEETFKLINSTPGVVRLLGTKKSPSALSEEETVAVLEEMNKGQEKMTAEVPFSTGESVKITSGPFAGFIGTVDEINPERGKVRVFVTIFGRSTPIELDIIEVQTI, encoded by the coding sequence ATGAAGTTTTTTGTCGTTCACACCTACACCGGGCACGAGGCCAAGGTGAAGAAGCTTCTTTCCAAGCTGATTGAACGCAGTGAGTTGGCGGATAAGTTCGGTCGGATCATAGTGCCTGTGGAGCGGGTGTGGCGCATTAAGAAGGGCAAGAAGAGTGTAGAGGAGAGACGTCTCTTTCCAGGACACATCCTTGTCGAGCTGGAGCCCACCGAGGAGACGTTTAAGCTGATCAACTCTACTCCTGGAGTGGTGAGACTCTTGGGTACCAAAAAGAGTCCCTCCGCCCTGTCAGAAGAAGAGACTGTGGCCGTTCTGGAGGAGATGAACAAGGGGCAGGAGAAGATGACTGCAGAGGTGCCATTCTCGACCGGCGAGAGCGTCAAGATCACCTCAGGCCCATTTGCCGGTTTTATCGGGACGGTGGATGAGATCAACCCGGAGCGCGGGAAGGTGCGGGTGTTTGTGACGATCTTCGGGCGTTCGACGCCCATAGAACTTGATATTATCGAGGTGCAAACGATTTAG
- the rplK gene encoding 50S ribosomal protein L11 produces the protein MAKAKGKQVIGQIKLHIPAGQATPAPPVGPALSQWQLNIPEFCKQFNAATSKLSPGLITPVVITVYKDKSFSFVTKSPPASVLLKQACKIAKGSGTPNTLKVASIKRKQLMEIVRKKADDLNAASEEAAIRIIEGTARSMGITVED, from the coding sequence GTGGCCAAGGCTAAAGGTAAACAGGTTATTGGACAGATCAAGCTGCACATCCCTGCGGGCCAGGCGACCCCTGCTCCTCCGGTAGGCCCCGCTTTGAGTCAGTGGCAGCTTAACATCCCGGAGTTCTGCAAGCAGTTTAACGCTGCTACCTCTAAGCTCTCTCCGGGATTGATCACGCCGGTAGTGATCACCGTCTACAAAGACAAGAGCTTCTCCTTCGTTACGAAGAGCCCGCCGGCGTCGGTCCTTTTGAAGCAGGCCTGTAAGATAGCCAAGGGATCAGGCACGCCTAACACCCTGAAGGTGGCTTCTATCAAAAGAAAACAGCTTATGGAGATCGTCCGCAAGAAGGCCGATGATCTCAATGCTGCATCCGAGGAGGCGGCTATAAGGATTATCGAAGGAACCGCCCGATCCATGGGCATCACGGTGGAGGATTGA
- a CDS encoding 50S ribosomal protein L1 yields MMQHGKRFRDLATRIDTSRVYPLDEALPLLKETASAKFDETVDIGVKLGVDPRKADQMVRGTVSLPKGTGREVKVLVFAKGEKEQEAAEAGADYIGLDDLAEKIQGGWVDFDVAVATPDAMSVVGRLGKLLGPRGLMPSPKAGTVTFDVAQAVKQIKGGRVQFRTDRTGNVHAVLGKMSFSTQDIKANLLAFISELARLRPKTFKGQYIRSIYMSATMGPSIKLDPKEVTELVRKEEL; encoded by the coding sequence TTGATGCAGCACGGTAAACGATTTCGCGATCTGGCAACGAGGATCGACACAAGCCGTGTGTACCCGTTGGATGAGGCTTTGCCTTTGCTCAAGGAGACGGCAAGCGCCAAATTTGATGAGACCGTGGATATAGGCGTCAAGCTGGGCGTTGATCCGCGCAAGGCCGATCAGATGGTGCGTGGCACGGTCTCTTTGCCCAAAGGAACAGGTAGGGAAGTTAAGGTGCTGGTTTTCGCCAAGGGCGAGAAGGAACAGGAGGCAGCCGAAGCAGGAGCTGACTACATCGGCCTTGATGATCTTGCTGAAAAGATTCAAGGGGGATGGGTTGACTTTGATGTCGCGGTAGCTACGCCGGATGCGATGTCTGTAGTCGGAAGATTGGGTAAGCTCCTGGGTCCCAGAGGTCTTATGCCCTCTCCCAAAGCTGGAACCGTTACCTTTGACGTCGCTCAGGCGGTTAAGCAGATCAAGGGCGGGCGAGTGCAGTTCCGCACTGACCGGACAGGTAACGTCCACGCTGTGCTCGGCAAGATGAGTTTTTCAACCCAGGACATTAAAGCGAACCTGTTGGCGTTTATTTCCGAGCTTGCGAGACTGCGCCCCAAGACCTTCAAAGGGCAGTATATCCGCTCCATATATATGTCCGCCACGATGGGGCCGTCTATAAAGCTTGATCCAAAAGAAGTTACGGAGCTTGTACGCAAAGAGGAGTTGTAA
- the rplJ gene encoding 50S ribosomal protein L10 yields the protein MIKAEKKKLVAELVREFSKVDNYYFADFTGINANDVTRLRSQLRAENARMRVVKNRLLVRVLSELDIKIPDPAVLLSSTAVLYSLDDELVPARKVSEFASKDVPIRFKGAFLEGRFFTVEEVERLAKIPSHDELLSQLVGLFEGAKSALVSVLQAKLQELVGVLSSLRAQKEVQ from the coding sequence ATGATCAAGGCGGAGAAGAAAAAGCTGGTTGCCGAGCTCGTCCGGGAGTTCAGCAAGGTAGATAACTACTACTTTGCCGACTTTACCGGGATCAACGCCAACGATGTGACCCGCCTACGTAGCCAGCTGCGTGCTGAGAACGCCCGGATGAGGGTTGTCAAGAACCGCTTGCTGGTACGTGTCTTATCCGAGCTCGATATAAAGATCCCTGATCCAGCGGTTCTGCTTAGCTCTACCGCTGTGCTTTATTCCTTGGATGATGAGTTGGTTCCGGCACGCAAGGTTTCGGAGTTCGCCAGCAAGGATGTTCCCATAAGATTCAAGGGAGCGTTTCTTGAAGGACGTTTCTTTACGGTTGAGGAGGTAGAGCGTCTGGCAAAGATTCCATCACATGATGAGTTGCTTTCGCAACTCGTTGGCCTATTTGAAGGAGCAAAGAGTGCGCTGGTCAGTGTATTGCAGGCCAAGCTGCAGGAGTTAGTAGGAGTTTTGAGTTCGCTCAGAGCGCAAAAGGAGGTACAATGA
- a CDS encoding 50S ribosomal protein L7/L12, whose protein sequence is MSEEAVKAKETKEAKKAKVTKEAATAVAEKKEEKKVKKVKAGTVKLDKLVDEIGSLTVLELAELVETLKERFSIQAVAVAPAAAAGAAAGASAEVVAEKNEFDIVLTDVGGQKLQVLKEVRSVTSLGLKEAKDLIDNLPGTVKEAAGKEEAEEIKKKLESVGAKVELK, encoded by the coding sequence ATGAGCGAAGAAGCCGTCAAGGCTAAGGAGACTAAAGAAGCTAAAAAGGCTAAAGTAACCAAGGAAGCCGCCACTGCGGTTGCAGAAAAGAAAGAGGAGAAGAAGGTAAAGAAGGTCAAGGCCGGCACAGTCAAGCTGGACAAGCTTGTTGATGAGATCGGTTCTCTTACCGTGCTTGAGCTCGCTGAGCTGGTGGAGACCTTGAAGGAGAGGTTTTCAATCCAGGCGGTTGCAGTTGCTCCCGCCGCTGCTGCGGGGGCTGCTGCTGGTGCTTCTGCCGAAGTTGTCGCTGAGAAGAATGAGTTTGACATTGTTCTTACCGATGTTGGCGGACAGAAGCTGCAGGTTCTAAAGGAGGTTCGTAGCGTCACCAGCCTCGGACTCAAGGAAGCCAAGGATCTTATCGACAACCTCCCTGGAACCGTTAAGGAAGCCGCTGGCAAAGAGGAAGCCGAGGAGATCAAGAAGAAACTGGAGTCGGTTGGAGCCAAGGTAGAGCTGAAGTAG